The following are from one region of the Poecilia reticulata strain Guanapo linkage group LG7, Guppy_female_1.0+MT, whole genome shotgun sequence genome:
- the igfbp6b gene encoding insulin-like growth factor-binding protein 6b produces the protein MPLLSNLTAVVLLLIAHCGSWAGGSRWGPFKVCPSCKDPLGAGRPPRDHNVAGSTTVLAQGEPCGVYTLSCAKGLRCVPPPREHSPLQALLQGRGVCAKHIRTSPTERPHPTGPHPSHFGDLEKAPCRKLLNSVLRGLELTVFQSDRDIYIPNCDTRGFYRKKQCRSSKGMQRGHCWCVDELGAPVPSRAREDGTLPCDGE, from the exons ATGCCTCTCCTTTCTAACTTAACGGCCGTTGTGTTGCTGCTGATTGCCCACTGCGGATCCTGGGCCGGGGGAAGCCGCTGGGGGCCCTTCAAGGTCTGTCCCTCCTGCAAGGACCCCCTGGGGGCGGGCCGGCCCCCGAGAGACCACAACGTCGCCGGCAGCACGACAGTTTTGGCCCAGGGGGAGCCGTGTGGCGTGTACACCCTGAGCTGTGCCAAGGGGCTCCGCTGCGTGCCCCCACCCAGGGAGCACAGCCCTCTGCAGGCTCTGTTGCAGGGACGAGGCGTTTGCGCCAAGCACATCAGAACTAGTCCCACCGAGAGGCCCCACCCCACAG GTCCACATCCCTCACACTTTGGCGACCTTGAAAAA GCACCCTGTCGCAAGCTGCTCAACAGCGTCCTGAGGGGACTGGAGCTGACGGTCTTCCAGTCTGACCGCGACATCTACATTCCCAACTGTGACACCCGAGGCTTCTACAGGAAAAAGCAG TGCCGCTCCTCCAAGGGCATGCAGCGTGGCCACTGCTGGTGCGTAGACGAACTCGGCGCGCCCGTGCCTTCCCGTGCCAGAGAGGACGGCACTTTACCATGCGATGGGGAGTGA